From the Diospyros lotus cultivar Yz01 chromosome 13, ASM1463336v1, whole genome shotgun sequence genome, one window contains:
- the LOC127788870 gene encoding uncharacterized protein LOC127788870 — translation MGESSASYIRMVHHLIEECIIFNMSREECMEALSKHAKIEPLITSTVWKELEKENKEFFEAYAKSREERGSAGRGDKDDANNRLRH, via the exons ATGGGTGAATCTTCTGCTTCATACATCCGTAtg GTTCACCACCTTATAGAAGAGTGCATCATCTTCAACATGAGCAGGGAAGAGTGCATGGAGGCTCTCTCGAAGCATGCAAAGATTGAGCCTCTCATCACCTCCACAG TGTGGAAGGAGCTGGAGAAGGAAAACAAGGAGTTCTTCGAGGCCTATGCCAAAAGCAGGGAGGAGAGGGGCTCCGCCGGAAGAGGCGACAAAGATGACGCCAACAACCGCCTCCGTCACTAG